A stretch of DNA from Actinomycetota bacterium:
GAACTACATCGTCCTGCCGATCAGGGACAGGCTGTCGTCGGCCGTGTACTGGTTCGACCGAAACGTGATCGACGGCGTCGTGAACGGCGCGGCCGCGCTTGCGCGCGCCTTTTCACTGGTCGTCGCGTGGTTCGACCGGCGCGTCATCGACGGCGCCGTCAACGGCGCCGCCGGGACCGCCGGGTTCACCGGAGGGATCCTCCGCTACATCCAGTCGGGCAACGTCCAGCGGTACGCGGCGTTCCTGTTCACCGGCGTCGTGATCCTGGCCATCGTGGTCACCCGGATCTGAGAGGGGAAGTCGGGCGATGACTTGGGACAACTCAGCGATCACCATCGCGACCTTGCTGCCGCTCGCCGGCGCGCTCGTGATCACGCTCGTACCGCGGGAGAACGAGGTCACGATCCGAGCGCTGGGGATCGTGTTCACCGGCGCCGCGCTCGTCGTGGCGATCGCGATCCTGGTCGGGTTCGACTACGGCGGGGGATCGGCGCTGCAGTTCGAGCTCGACACTGCGTGGATCCCGGCGATCTCAGCCCGATTCCACGTCGGGATCGACGGGATCAGCCTCCCCCTGTACGTGCTTACGTTCGCCATCTCGTTTCTGTGCGCCGTGTACACGTGGCGGTTCGTCCCCAGCCCGGGACGGGCGAAGGGGTTCCTGGCACTGACGATGGTTCTCGAGACGGGAATGGCCGGAACGTTCATCGCGTTCGACCTGATCCTGTTCTTCGTGTTCTGGGAGCTCGTCCTGATCCCCATGTACTTCCTGATCGGGATCTGGGGTAGCGCCAACCGCGAGTACGCGGCGATCAAGTTCTTCCTGTACACGCTGTTTGGCTCTGTGTTCATGCTGCTCGGCTTCCTGGCCCTGTTCTTCACCGCCGAGCCGAGCACGTTCGACATCGTGGAG
This window harbors:
- a CDS encoding NADH-quinone oxidoreductase subunit M, yielding MTWDNSAITIATLLPLAGALVITLVPRENEVTIRALGIVFTGAALVVAIAILVGFDYGGGSALQFELDTAWIPAISARFHVGIDGISLPLYVLTFAISFLCAVYTWRFVPSPGRAKGFLALTMVLETGMAGTFIAFDLILFFVFWELVLIPMYFLIGIWGSANREYAAIKFFLYTLFGSVFMLLGFLALFFTAEPSTFDIVELQRYAQQGGFSQGFQLIVFAAVGLGFAVKVPMWPFHTWLPDAHTEAPTIGSVLLAGVMLKMGTYGFVRIALPVLPEGA